The sequence CCCACATCAGCAAATTATCAGTTACCTGATAAAGATTATCTACCCGGTCTTTCAATTTGGGAATAAAGCTTTTGAATTCGTCAATATCCATATACCCTTCTTCCAAAACAGCCAGGATCATTCCCAAACTACTGATTGGCCCCCTAAGATCATGAGCGATAAGAGAGAAAAGTTTATCTTTGGCCCTGTTGGCCTCTTCTTCTTTTTTTCGCAATTTTTCTTCGGCTATTTTTTCTACCTCTACAAGGCGGGCTTTTTCAGATAGCATACTGTTGATTCGCTTTTTCTGAGAGATATAAATAAATGCAAACAGGGTTACCACTATCATACCTACAATTGCAGTAATAGCAAACCGGAAGTTTTGCTGACTACTTGCAATACTTGCTTTGATAAGTAAGGCATCCTGCTCCTCTTTCTCCTGCGAAAATTCATTGACCCTCATTTTAAGTAAGGATTCACTTTTATTATTCTGCAGACTGTCATCTATATCCTGGGCAAGTAAGAGGTAGTGATAGGCGCTATCTGGTTTACCAACAGCATTAAAGTAATTTGATAGATTCTTGTAGATTCTGATCCAGGATTTTCTAAAAGGCCGATTATCCAGGCGCAACAAATACAGACCACTATCAAGCAATATTTTGGCGCGGACAAAACGCTTCTGTTGCAAGGCTACACCAGAGAGATCAAAGTAATCGTTGGCTGCACCTTCAAAAAGGGAATCTTTCAGACATAGATGCATATCAAAGTAGAGGAGAGGTATGGCTTCTGCTATTTTTCCCATTTCCAGATAAAGTGAACCGATATTACCGTTGGATAGGCCGATCCAGGCACTGTCTTTTGAGCTGATAGCAGCGGCAAGCGCCTGGTGAAGAAAAAGGGAAGCATCATCATATTTTTGCCGCCGCTGAGCAATAAGACCCAACATAGTCAAACAATTAATCAAATCTCTGTTAACAGGGCCATTATATGCTTCAAGGTGCTTTTCCATTGTGACCTGAGCTTTTTCAAAATCACCAAGTTGATAATACGAAGCCCCTATTTCGTAAAGGATCTTCTCCTTTATTTCCGGTTTGTCAAATGCGGGATCAGTAGCTATTGACAACAGGTAAAGGAAAAGATTATCTTCATGTCCCGAACGATTATATGTGATTTTTGTTAGCTCATACATCCAACCAAAAGCCTGGGGATAATGCGGTAGCTCAGCCGCTATATGTAGCAACGAATCCTCATAATAAATAGCATCCGTATAAGGTGTCTGATCAATAATTGCCTTAACTCCGTTAAAAACCGACTCCATATTACTTGCATCAGATTTCCTCAGGAGCTGTTCTACAAGCTCCAATTTAGATTGAGAATGAACAACCGGACAAAAAATTAAAACCAGAAAAAACAAAAAGAAACAAGCTCTTAATATCAATTGATATATATATATTATATTACATTAATTAATGTAAATTAAGTAAAATAGTATTTTAATTGATTAAAATATCTCTTTCCGCAAGCACCAGACCGAACAAGTCTGACTTTCATATTTAAAAATGCCAGCTTTTTCCAATAGTGCTGTATAAATATTGAGGATTTGAACAAACTAATCTGCCTCATTTGTTTCATTAATTTCAATTGTTCTGTAACGGTCAATAAGTGTCAATTCTTGAACAATCTGAATTCGTCGGGACCACTCCTAAGAGTTTCTTCTAAATGACCGGGGCATAAAATGGAAACATTTTAGGGCATGTGATTTATATAATGGACCAATACAGGGTATAATTAAAATGGGAAGTTACTATTACTGTTGATTCAATTATTTTCCTACGCTATTTGGTTAAAGGGATCGAACTTGTTAGAGTTGATTATGAGTAATTTACAAACAATGTATATTATAAATTAAAAGCAAAACCCGCTCAAAGAACGGGTTTTGCTTTTAATAGTCGGGACGACTAGATTCGAACTAGCGACCTCTTGCACCCCATGCAAGCGCGCTACCGGGCTGCGCTACGTCCCGAAAACCGGTATCCTGTGAAAATCACAGGGATGCAAAAGTAATGATTTTTTTATTTTTTCAAAATTTCTTTCTCTTTACAATGCAAAACCGACTGTCCATTATCGGTCAGCATAACGTACGTATTTGAACATATTGAAACCACCATACCCGCCATGGCACTACATCCCTTTAAATGGCAGCTTTTTTGCACCTCCCACCCCGCCATCAATGGCCCATCCCGATTATGCTAAAAAATCACCTTAAGATCGCCTGGAGAAGTCTACAGAGAAAGAAAGCCTATTCTGCTATCAACATCATTGGCCTTGCCGTAGGTATCACCTGCTGCATCATGATTGCCCTGTACGTATCAGATGAATTATCGTACGACAAGTATAACGTTCATTACAACGAAATTTACAGGGTACTGCATGCATACCGGAATGTGAAAGATCATGACATCACGAAAGCACCTGCGCCAGCCGAATACCAGGTATGGGGAAACGCCCCCGTCGCCCCTGCCCTGCAGGAATACTTCCCGGAAATAAAAAAGGTGACACGCTTCACCAGTCCTAATACCTTATTACTGGAACACAACGGGATGCGGTTTCAGGAAAAGGGAATTGTAATGGCAGATTCCACCACCTTCGACATATTCAGCTGGAAAATGCTGTCGGGTAATCCCAAAACAGCCTTAGTAGCCCCTTACAGTATCGTGCTCACCAAAAGTGTAGCCAGAAAATACTTTGGTGACCGGGATGCCGTAGGCCAATCATTATTGGCAGATCATAAGGAAACATTACTGGTGACCGGTGTCATGGAAGATTTGCCGCCGAATACACATCTAAGTTTTAATGCGCTGATCTCCATGAGCACCTTTATGAAATGGCGGCCGGAGATATTTAACCAATGGGGATACATTGATTTCTATACTTACTTCCTTATTCCACCACAGACCAACATCCACAATCTGGAAGCGCGCATTCCTTCATTTGTCAATAAGTATTTTGCAAAAAATGATTTAGATAATTACACCATTGCATTTGAACCTTTGCAGTCGGCCTACCTGCATTCCAGTGCCAAACGGCAACCTGGTGCCACCGGCAGCATGTCCAATATTTACATCTTTTCCATTGTGGGCATATTCATCCTGCTGATTGCCTGTATTAACTTTGTCAATCTCTCCACTGCCCGTTCCATGGAACGGGCCAGGGAAGTAGGTGTCAGAAAAGCAGTAGGTGCCCACCAGAATGGATTGATATACCAATTCCTCACAGAAGCCACATTGATATCCCTGATGGCGGTGATCATAGCAATCATACTTGCGCTGCTGTTGCTGCCATTCATGCGTGAAATAGCGGGTAAACCCATTACTTACGCGGCGCTGTTATCGTGGCGGATACTACCTGCCCTCATCGTGTTACCTTTCGTACTGGGATTACTGGCTGGCAGTTACCCTGCATGGGTACTTTCCAGTTTCAGACCGGTAGAAGTACTGAAAGGGCAATTCCGCTCATCAGGTAAAGGTATTGTACTGAGAAAGACCCTCGTAATTGTGCAGTTCAGTCTCTCCGTAGGATTGATAGCAGGTACCATGATCGTGTATTCCCAATTGAAACATCTCAGGCAACATTCCCTTGGGTACAGGCAGGACCAGATGCTGGTAATTGATTATGGTGGAGACTATAGTGTGAATATGTCTATTGAAACCATCAAAGCCATACTGGCCAGCAACAGTGCCGTCACCAGTGTATCTGCATCGAGAGCAGTACCCGGCGATTTCTTTCCAAATGGCACCACCTTTATTGAATCCACTACGGGTGACATGAAAATGGAGACACCTGCCTTATATGAAGTTGATTTCGACTTCATTCCAACTTATGAAATAAAGATGGCTGCTGGTAGGGCCTATTCCAGAGCATTTCCGGCAGATACGGTACAATCACTCATCATAAATGAAGCTGCTGTCAAGCAATTCGGATATGCTGATCCGGCTAAAATAATCGGGAAGCGCTTTGAACATTGGGGACGTACAGGCACGGTGGTAGGTGTCGTAAAAGACTTCAATTACATCTCCCTCCACAAACAGGTAGAACCACTGGTGATCAGAATTGCGTCATTTTATACATTCAACAAAATCTCACTCCGGGTGAAAACCGATAACATGACAAAGACCATTCATGAACTGGAACAAACATGGAATACAACGGTACCGGACCATCCATTTTTATATTCATTCCTGGACGAATCATTTAACGAACAATACCAGCAGGATGCCCGCTTCGGCGAGTTATTTGCAGCTTTTGCCATCCTGACAATATTCATTGCCTGCCTTGGATTATTTGGACTGGCCACTTATGCTACAGAGCAAAGAGTAAAAGAAATTGGCGTACGCAAAGCATTAGGGGCTTCATCCATGAGTATTGTGACATTATTGTCTTCGGACTTTGTCAAACTGGTGATGATTGCTATTGTAATTGCCACACCTTTAGTATGGTGGACGATGCAGCAATGGCTGGCGGGTTATGCATACCAGGTAGCTATACAATGGTGGATGCCGGCACTGGCCGGGGTATTGGCGATAGTGACGGCATTGCTTACAGTGAGTGTGCTGTCTTTCCGTGCGGCGTTGATGAACCCAATAAAAGCATTAAGAACAGAATAATAAGAAGAAAAAGTAAATGGTAATATATAGTCCGGAAACATCCAATGTTGCGCTTTTTGATAAAGCGTATTTAGTAGAAGAGCAGATTAAGAGGATTAGAACCAGCATGCAAACCGGGATATTGGATAAAATGCAACTGTATGCGCGTACGCACCATGTGCCCGATTCAGGATGAGGTCATTACTTGCGTTCTCATTTTATAAATGACCACAACATGAACCATGTTTTTCTATTTTCATTTTACCCTGAATTCTTTTTTGAATTGATTATAGTATTTTTCGCATTCCTTCGTTTTGGTAAACACATCATTGTATTTTTTGACATTGGGATAAGCCTTATAAGCCTCACTGGGACTGATTATTTCCAGATGGATCATTATCGCCAGGCCTACATATTTTATCAAATCCTGCTCCTGTAATAATTTATTAAAATCCTGGTCCTTACGGCTCACAATCCAATCCCTGGCAGGCAAAAATAGTTCCTTAATCAGCTGCTCCTTTTCATCTGCCACCTTATTGTCACTATCCGCTATCTGGCCAGGATTCCAGTCCAGGTTCGCTGTCTTTTCCGATGATGATACTATTTCCTCTTCATCTACATCCCGCTCCTTCTCCTGCTCTTCATCTACAAGCGATGGAATATCATTGGTAGATTCAATGTTGTCAGACAGCACATGCAGGGCCTTTGATTCACCTTCAGGGGCTTGCTCCTTCGGCCTTAATCGCTCCAATTCCTCGGCCATCACCTTATTTTTTTCTTCCAGGGATTTGATTCTCTCTTTAAGCCGTTTATTTTCCTCATCTCCTTCTCTCGCTAACTTCCCTGTTTCAAGCCCCCTGCTATACCCGTTTTTAAATGGTGCGGCACTGCCCAGAGATACTCTTCTATTAATAATCCACTCCTCCGACTTGGCCTCCTGTCCATTCAATCCATCAAAAAAGCCAAGTTCAAACCCCAGGTTTTCTGCCCGTTGCCTGGCTTTGTATTTGTATTCCTCCAGCTGTTCCGTCAGTTTACCTGCCAAATCATTCTGACTATCAATTGTCTCCTCCAACTTAACAATCCTTTCATGCATTTCAATTTTTTCCTTCTCCAGCGATTCAGAATAGGCTTCTGCTCTTTCCAGTTCTTCTACTTCGATGTCATATTGAGACTGGAGAGAATCCAGCTGGAATTTAAGCACACTCAGTTTTCGTTGTTCTTCTACAAGCTCTTTATTCTTACCTGTCAATAATTCCAGTTGCTTACCAGCTTCTGTTTTTTCCTTTGTAATCTCTTCAACCTGCTTTTGCAGTTTGCTGATAGGCAAAGAATAAATAGCCGCAGCAATGAATTCAATTTTTATATGTGCTTCTGTATTCAGCACAACATCTTTTTCCTTATCAAATTTAAGCTTGGCTGACGTGTTTACCTTATTTACGCCACCCCAGGGATATGCTTTACCACTTGAATCTTTATAGCCAGGAGATACGACATTATCATCCCGGATATACCCGAAATTAGATGCTAAATATTCGGATGGTTTATTAATAGGTAATTCAAAAGTGTGCTTATTCTCCAGGTCATTGTCAGGGTCAGGATTCGAAAAATCAGTCGACTCTTTATAACTGCCGAATGTAATTTTGAGCATAGATGCGTAATCCTTGCCTGCATCATTGTCATAATCCACTTCCGTTTTATAATATACGATCTGATGTTCCTTGTTGACCCACTCCACCACGTTATCTTCCACCTTATTCGCCATCTCACTGTTTACATCACCTGGAATAGCGGTCAGGTTCCTGGCATCATTACCAGGTCCTCCAAGTTTATGGTTCAATAAATGGCCCGCAATGTAGTCCTGGTTGCCAGCTGCCGAACTTAGGGTTTTAACACTTTTATTGATCGCTTTATTGTCGGATACAGATCCAAGCGGATGATCGGATGCGAGTACTGTGGCGGTAACGCCTTTCCCTTGCCCGTGCGCTATTGGCTCCCATTCGATGGCCGTCTGAACCTTTTTCTTGCTATCATGTTGCGCTTCCCCTTTCAGGCCAGTGGCCTTGTGGTCCAATTTATCAATAGATGTTTTGTACAACTCCCATTTAGCCTTTGACACCTCCGCTGCTGTAGCCGCCTCCAGTATCAGGTTATTTTCATTAAGCGCATCCTGCGTAATCTCTGCCAGCAAGCCGTCTTTTTCGTCTCGCAATAACTGTATCTGCACCTCTCCAACAAGTTTATATGCATCTTTCAATTTATCGATATCGATCAGACCACAATCT is a genomic window of Chitinophaga sp. LS1 containing:
- a CDS encoding tetratricopeptide repeat-containing sensor histidine kinase; the protein is MILRACFFLFFLVLIFCPVVHSQSKLELVEQLLRKSDASNMESVFNGVKAIIDQTPYTDAIYYEDSLLHIAAELPHYPQAFGWMYELTKITYNRSGHEDNLFLYLLSIATDPAFDKPEIKEKILYEIGASYYQLGDFEKAQVTMEKHLEAYNGPVNRDLINCLTMLGLIAQRRQKYDDASLFLHQALAAAISSKDSAWIGLSNGNIGSLYLEMGKIAEAIPLLYFDMHLCLKDSLFEGAANDYFDLSGVALQQKRFVRAKILLDSGLYLLRLDNRPFRKSWIRIYKNLSNYFNAVGKPDSAYHYLLLAQDIDDSLQNNKSESLLKMRVNEFSQEKEEQDALLIKASIASSQQNFRFAITAIVGMIVVTLFAFIYISQKKRINSMLSEKARLVEVEKIAEEKLRKKEEEANRAKDKLFSLIAHDLRGPISSLGMILAVLEEGYMDIDEFKSFIPKLKDRVDNLYQVTDNLLMWAHSQLDGNVTKKEVVILDKVVNNIFNLLASDALKKEIVLEKQMQDDLKIIADANQLEIVIRNLVSNALKFCPSGSIVFVKCFKENDQVFINVCDNGPGLPDDVIKNMEMGAFSQPSIGTGGEKGTGLGLVMCKDFIEANGGQLTAYPNSPHGTVFSISFY
- a CDS encoding ABC transporter permease, which gives rise to MLKNHLKIAWRSLQRKKAYSAINIIGLAVGITCCIMIALYVSDELSYDKYNVHYNEIYRVLHAYRNVKDHDITKAPAPAEYQVWGNAPVAPALQEYFPEIKKVTRFTSPNTLLLEHNGMRFQEKGIVMADSTTFDIFSWKMLSGNPKTALVAPYSIVLTKSVARKYFGDRDAVGQSLLADHKETLLVTGVMEDLPPNTHLSFNALISMSTFMKWRPEIFNQWGYIDFYTYFLIPPQTNIHNLEARIPSFVNKYFAKNDLDNYTIAFEPLQSAYLHSSAKRQPGATGSMSNIYIFSIVGIFILLIACINFVNLSTARSMERAREVGVRKAVGAHQNGLIYQFLTEATLISLMAVIIAIILALLLLPFMREIAGKPITYAALLSWRILPALIVLPFVLGLLAGSYPAWVLSSFRPVEVLKGQFRSSGKGIVLRKTLVIVQFSLSVGLIAGTMIVYSQLKHLRQHSLGYRQDQMLVIDYGGDYSVNMSIETIKAILASNSAVTSVSASRAVPGDFFPNGTTFIESTTGDMKMETPALYEVDFDFIPTYEIKMAAGRAYSRAFPADTVQSLIINEAAVKQFGYADPAKIIGKRFEHWGRTGTVVGVVKDFNYISLHKQVEPLVIRIASFYTFNKISLRVKTDNMTKTIHELEQTWNTTVPDHPFLYSFLDESFNEQYQQDARFGELFAAFAILTIFIACLGLFGLATYATEQRVKEIGVRKALGASSMSIVTLLSSDFVKLVMIAIVIATPLVWWTMQQWLAGYAYQVAIQWWMPALAGVLAIVTALLTVSVLSFRAALMNPIKALRTE
- a CDS encoding DNA/RNA non-specific endonuclease, coding for MAHENRNTDGGRTSSMAVANSHRSSGISQPAADSFQKTALDKENEMEPFSIPDVNGKAPFQLKPVIKPGGAEDRMQAPMYFPVLQRKPMSKTTIFEDQVKWIVVQGIARIYSGKGNVGSEAGKKLAEKLKDCGLIDIDKLKDAYKLVGEVQIQLLRDEKDGLLAEITQDALNENNLILEAATAAEVSKAKWELYKTSIDKLDHKATGLKGEAQHDSKKKVQTAIEWEPIAHGQGKGVTATVLASDHPLGSVSDNKAINKSVKTLSSAAGNQDYIAGHLLNHKLGGPGNDARNLTAIPGDVNSEMANKVEDNVVEWVNKEHQIVYYKTEVDYDNDAGKDYASMLKITFGSYKESTDFSNPDPDNDLENKHTFELPINKPSEYLASNFGYIRDDNVVSPGYKDSSGKAYPWGGVNKVNTSAKLKFDKEKDVVLNTEAHIKIEFIAAAIYSLPISKLQKQVEEITKEKTEAGKQLELLTGKNKELVEEQRKLSVLKFQLDSLQSQYDIEVEELERAEAYSESLEKEKIEMHERIVKLEETIDSQNDLAGKLTEQLEEYKYKARQRAENLGFELGFFDGLNGQEAKSEEWIINRRVSLGSAAPFKNGYSRGLETGKLAREGDEENKRLKERIKSLEEKNKVMAEELERLRPKEQAPEGESKALHVLSDNIESTNDIPSLVDEEQEKERDVDEEEIVSSSEKTANLDWNPGQIADSDNKVADEKEQLIKELFLPARDWIVSRKDQDFNKLLQEQDLIKYVGLAIMIHLEIISPSEAYKAYPNVKKYNDVFTKTKECEKYYNQFKKEFRVK